A single region of the Ancylobacter novellus DSM 506 genome encodes:
- a CDS encoding 2'-deoxycytidine 5'-triphosphate deaminase, with amino-acid sequence MADSGLKGEGILPGHAIQALADRGSIRIARPFDADQVQPASLDLRLGPTAWRIRASFLPGPSETVAERLKRLSLHELDLTSGEVLETGCVYLVELEEALALPSDIAASTNPKSSTGRLDVFTRVIADRSRAFDIVPLGYEGKLYLEISPRTFPILVRQGSRLSQIRFRRGDARLEENELRALDAAEKLVDTPRPDVAGAGIAVSVDLSGEGFGGLLGFRAKRHTGLIDVDKRAACEVEDYWEPLYTRGRRELVLDPDAFYILASKEAVHVPPSHAAEMVPFDPLVGEFRVHYAGFFDPGFGHSAAGGSGARAVLEVRSREVPFILEDGQIVGRLVYERMQELPRTLYGEGLGSNYQAQGLKLSKHFRPWTRE; translated from the coding sequence TTGGCGGATTCAGGTCTGAAAGGCGAGGGCATTCTGCCCGGCCATGCCATCCAGGCTCTGGCCGACCGCGGCTCCATCCGCATAGCCCGTCCCTTCGATGCCGACCAGGTGCAGCCGGCGAGCCTCGATTTGCGCCTGGGCCCGACCGCGTGGCGCATCCGCGCCAGCTTCCTGCCCGGCCCGTCAGAGACCGTGGCCGAGCGGCTGAAGCGGCTTTCGCTGCACGAGCTCGACCTCACTTCCGGAGAGGTGCTGGAGACCGGCTGCGTCTACCTCGTCGAGCTGGAGGAGGCGCTGGCGCTGCCTTCCGACATCGCCGCCTCGACCAACCCGAAGAGCTCCACCGGCCGGCTCGACGTGTTCACCCGCGTCATCGCCGACCGCTCGCGCGCCTTCGACATCGTGCCGCTCGGCTATGAGGGCAAGCTCTATCTCGAGATCAGCCCGCGCACCTTCCCGATCCTCGTGAGGCAGGGCTCGCGCCTGTCGCAGATCCGCTTCCGCCGCGGCGACGCCCGGTTGGAGGAGAATGAATTGCGCGCCCTCGACGCCGCCGAGAAGCTGGTCGACACCCCCCGCCCGGACGTCGCCGGCGCCGGCATCGCGGTCAGCGTCGATCTGTCGGGCGAAGGCTTCGGCGGCCTGCTCGGCTTCCGCGCCAAGCGCCACACCGGCCTGATCGATGTCGACAAGCGCGCGGCCTGCGAGGTCGAGGATTATTGGGAGCCGCTCTACACACGCGGCCGGCGCGAGCTGGTGCTCGACCCCGACGCCTTCTACATCCTCGCCTCCAAGGAAGCCGTCCACGTGCCGCCGAGCCATGCGGCGGAAATGGTGCCGTTCGACCCGCTGGTCGGCGAGTTCCGCGTGCACTATGCGGGCTTCTTCGACCCCGGCTTCGGCCATTCCGCCGCCGGCGGCTCCGGCGCCCGCGCGGTGCTGGAGGTACGCTCGCGCGAGGTGCCGTTCATCCTCGAAGACGGCCAGATCGTCGGCCGCCTCGTCTATGAGCGCATGCAGGAACTGCCGCGCACGCTCTATGGCGAGGGGCTGGGCTCGAACTACCAGGCGCAGGGGCTGAAGCTGTCCAAGCACTTCAGGCCGTGGACGCGGGAGTAA
- a CDS encoding O-succinylhomoserine sulfhydrylase, which translates to MTAEPKLTPAEIAQLRPDTRLVHGGILRSPFGETSEALFLTQGYVYETAEQAEARFKGEDAGFIYTRYSNPTAAMFEGRLALLEGAEVCRSTASGMAAVTAALLCQLKAGDHVVAARALFGSCRYVVEELLPRFGVTSTLVDGTDIAAWKAAVRPETKVFFLESPTNPTLELIDIAAVAQVSKVAGACLIVDNVFATPMLQSPLQLGADVVVYSATKHIDGQGRCLAGAVLCSEKFLTDHLQTFLRQTGPSVSPFNAWVMLKGLETLPLRVERSQASAATLADRIADLPGITKVIYPYRADHPQHELAKRQMRGGGTLVTFEVEGGKAGAFRFLNGLKVARISNNLGDAKSLITHPATTTHQRFTPEARAQMGISDGMVRLSVGLEHVDDLTDDVARALRG; encoded by the coding sequence ATGACCGCCGAACCCAAGCTCACCCCCGCCGAGATCGCCCAGCTGCGGCCGGACACGCGCCTCGTGCATGGCGGCATATTGCGCTCGCCCTTCGGCGAGACCTCCGAGGCGCTGTTCCTGACGCAGGGCTATGTCTACGAGACCGCCGAGCAGGCGGAGGCGCGCTTCAAGGGCGAGGATGCCGGCTTCATCTATACGCGCTACTCCAACCCGACGGCGGCGATGTTCGAGGGCCGGCTGGCGCTGCTGGAAGGCGCCGAGGTCTGCCGCTCCACGGCGTCGGGCATGGCGGCGGTCACCGCGGCGCTGTTGTGCCAGCTCAAGGCCGGCGACCATGTGGTGGCGGCGCGCGCACTGTTCGGTTCCTGCCGCTACGTGGTGGAGGAGCTGCTGCCGCGCTTCGGCGTCACCTCGACGCTGGTCGACGGCACCGACATCGCTGCGTGGAAGGCGGCGGTGCGGCCGGAAACCAAGGTGTTCTTCCTGGAGAGCCCGACCAACCCGACGCTGGAATTGATCGACATCGCCGCGGTGGCGCAGGTCTCGAAGGTGGCGGGCGCCTGCCTCATCGTCGACAACGTCTTCGCCACGCCCATGCTGCAGAGCCCGCTCCAGCTCGGCGCCGACGTGGTGGTCTATTCGGCGACCAAGCACATTGACGGGCAGGGGCGCTGCCTCGCCGGCGCGGTGCTGTGCTCCGAAAAATTCCTCACGGACCACCTGCAGACCTTCCTGCGCCAGACCGGCCCGTCGGTATCGCCGTTCAACGCCTGGGTGATGCTGAAGGGTCTGGAGACGCTGCCGCTGCGCGTCGAGCGTTCGCAGGCGAGCGCGGCGACGCTGGCCGACCGCATTGCCGACCTGCCGGGCATCACCAAGGTGATCTATCCCTACCGCGCCGACCACCCGCAGCACGAACTGGCCAAGCGCCAGATGCGCGGCGGTGGCACGCTGGTGACCTTCGAGGTCGAGGGCGGCAAGGCCGGCGCCTTCCGCTTCCTCAACGGATTGAAGGTGGCGCGCATCTCCAACAATCTCGGCGACGCCAAGAGCCTCATCACGCATCCGGCGACGACGACGCACCAGCGCTTCACCCCCGAGGCGCGGGCGCAGATGGGCATCTCCGACGGCATGGTGCGGCTCTCGGTCGGGCTCGAGCATGTCGACGACCTGACCGACGACGTCGCCCGCGCGCTGAGGGGGTGA
- a CDS encoding TrkH family potassium uptake protein, which yields MIDFRPIAAILGVLLAILGTTMMIPALVDLIAGEPDFVVYAAAGVITAFVGLSLWLAGRSSEVEKLDLRQAFVLTTASWLLLSAFAAIPFMWAQTDLSFTDAYFEAMSGLTTTGATVVTDLDNRPPGVLIWRAFLHWYGGIGIIVMAMALLPMMQIGGMQLFRAESSDKSEKMLPRAAQMAKSILGTYLLLSFACAVTYAFLGMSVFDAIAHAMSTISTGGFSTHDASIGYFKSSAIDYAAIFFMLSGSLPFVLYLRVLAGDFSRLFANTEVRLFLSLVMLFTLISTVEQVRGGIAVGETALRQALFNVVSIMSTTGFVAVDFTHWGPPTDALYFILLFLGACTGSTAGGMKSFRIAILGSALGQHLKRIIYPSGVFPVLYGGKPISDEVVASVLSFAFLYLAAFMVIGMAINAVGYDMISAFSLSITAIANVGPGLGPVVGPAQNFSALPEHVIWMLSFGMVVGRLELFTVLVLFLPSFWRR from the coding sequence GTGATCGATTTCCGCCCGATCGCCGCCATCCTCGGCGTTCTGCTCGCCATCCTCGGCACGACGATGATGATCCCCGCGCTGGTGGACCTCATCGCCGGCGAGCCGGACTTCGTCGTCTATGCGGCCGCCGGCGTGATCACCGCCTTCGTCGGCCTGTCGCTATGGCTGGCGGGGCGCTCCAGCGAGGTGGAGAAGCTGGACCTGCGGCAGGCCTTCGTGCTCACCACGGCGAGCTGGCTGCTGCTCTCGGCCTTCGCTGCCATCCCCTTCATGTGGGCGCAGACCGATCTCTCCTTCACCGACGCCTATTTCGAGGCGATGTCGGGGCTGACCACCACCGGCGCCACGGTGGTCACCGATCTCGACAACCGCCCGCCTGGCGTCCTCATCTGGCGCGCCTTTCTGCACTGGTATGGCGGCATCGGCATCATCGTCATGGCGATGGCGCTGCTGCCGATGATGCAGATCGGCGGCATGCAGCTGTTCCGGGCGGAATCCTCCGACAAGTCGGAGAAGATGCTGCCGCGCGCGGCGCAGATGGCCAAGAGCATCCTCGGCACCTACCTGCTGCTCTCCTTCGCCTGCGCGGTGACCTACGCCTTTCTCGGCATGAGCGTGTTCGATGCCATCGCCCACGCCATGTCGACCATCTCCACCGGCGGCTTCTCCACCCACGACGCCTCGATCGGCTACTTCAAGAGCTCGGCCATCGACTATGCGGCGATCTTCTTCATGCTCTCCGGCTCGTTGCCCTTCGTGCTCTATCTGCGCGTGCTCGCGGGCGACTTCAGCCGGCTGTTCGCCAATACCGAGGTGCGGCTGTTCCTCTCGCTCGTCATGCTCTTCACGCTCATTTCGACCGTCGAGCAGGTGCGCGGGGGCATAGCGGTCGGGGAGACGGCGCTCCGACAGGCGCTGTTCAACGTGGTGTCGATCATGTCCACCACGGGCTTCGTCGCGGTGGACTTCACCCATTGGGGGCCGCCGACCGACGCGCTCTACTTCATCCTGTTGTTCCTCGGCGCCTGCACCGGCTCGACCGCCGGCGGCATGAAGAGCTTCCGCATCGCCATCCTCGGCTCGGCGCTGGGCCAGCACCTCAAGCGCATCATCTATCCGAGCGGCGTGTTCCCAGTGCTCTATGGCGGCAAGCCGATCAGTGACGAGGTGGTGGCCTCGGTGCTCTCCTTCGCCTTCCTCTACCTCGCCGCCTTCATGGTCATCGGCATGGCGATCAATGCGGTCGGCTACGACATGATCAGCGCCTTCTCGCTGTCCATCACCGCCATCGCCAATGTCGGGCCGGGGCTGGGGCCGGTGGTGGGGCCGGCGCAGAACTTCTCGGCCCTGCCGGAGCATGTGATCTGGATGCTCTCCTTCGGCATGGTGGTCGGGCGCCTGGAGCTGTTCACCGTGCTGGTGCTGTTCCTGCCGAGCTTCTGGCGGCGCTGA
- a CDS encoding MFS transporter has product MSVNVPADAVRRAAMPVLVALSVTHFLNDMIQSLIPAVYPIIKDAYALDFGQIGIITLTFQISASLLQPLVGLYTDRHPLPYSMVAGMGFTLVGLIGLAYAGSYPLLLVAAACVGIGSSIFHPEATRMARKASGGRHGFAQGLFQVGGQTGGAIGPLLAAFIIVPNGQSSLAWFSVAALMAMPLIAWTASHRALAVPAAHKAHAHEAPRPDAPTGWRVAFPLTILILLLLSKTAYTASFTSFYTFYLIEKFDLSVQTSQMMLFLFLVSAAAGVVFGGMLGDRIGRNKIIWFSILGALPFSLLLPHVGLVWTGILTVIINLIMSSAFAAILVYAIELMPHRIGLIGGFFYGLVFGLGGLAAAALGVFADSHGIDAVYHVCAYLPAFGLLAWFLPSLRGARVS; this is encoded by the coding sequence ATGTCCGTGAACGTTCCGGCCGACGCCGTCCGTCGCGCCGCCATGCCCGTGCTGGTCGCGCTCAGCGTGACGCATTTCCTCAACGACATGATCCAGTCGCTGATCCCGGCGGTCTATCCGATCATCAAGGATGCCTACGCGCTCGATTTCGGCCAGATCGGCATCATCACCCTGACCTTCCAGATCTCCGCCTCGCTGCTGCAGCCGCTGGTCGGCCTCTACACCGACCGCCACCCGCTGCCCTATTCCATGGTGGCGGGCATGGGCTTCACCCTCGTCGGCCTGATCGGCCTCGCCTATGCCGGCAGCTACCCGCTGCTCCTGGTGGCGGCGGCCTGCGTCGGCATCGGTTCCTCGATCTTCCACCCCGAGGCGACGCGCATGGCGCGCAAGGCCTCCGGCGGGCGGCACGGCTTCGCGCAGGGCCTGTTCCAGGTCGGCGGCCAGACGGGCGGGGCCATCGGCCCGCTGCTCGCCGCCTTCATCATCGTGCCGAACGGCCAGTCGAGCCTCGCCTGGTTCTCGGTCGCCGCGCTGATGGCGATGCCGCTGATCGCCTGGACCGCCTCGCACCGCGCCCTCGCCGTCCCCGCCGCGCACAAGGCGCACGCGCATGAGGCGCCCCGCCCCGATGCGCCGACCGGCTGGCGCGTCGCCTTCCCGCTGACGATCCTGATCCTGCTGCTGCTCTCCAAGACCGCCTACACGGCGAGCTTCACCTCCTTCTACACCTTTTACCTGATCGAGAAATTCGACCTGTCGGTGCAGACCTCGCAGATGATGCTGTTCCTGTTCCTCGTCTCGGCGGCGGCCGGCGTGGTGTTCGGCGGCATGCTCGGCGACCGCATCGGCCGCAACAAGATCATCTGGTTCTCGATCCTCGGCGCCCTGCCCTTCTCGCTGCTGCTGCCGCATGTCGGGCTGGTGTGGACCGGCATCCTCACCGTGATCATCAACCTGATCATGTCGAGCGCCTTCGCCGCCATCCTGGTCTACGCCATCGAATTGATGCCGCACCGCATCGGGCTCATCGGCGGCTTCTTCTACGGGCTGGTGTTCGGCCTCGGCGGGCTGGCGGCGGCGGCGCTGGGCGTGTTCGCCGACAGCCACGGCATCGACGCGGTCTACCATGTCTGCGCCTACCTGCCGGCCTTCGGCCTGCTCGCCTGGTTCCTGCCGAGCCTGCGCGGCGCGCGGGTGTCGTGA
- a CDS encoding HIT domain-containing protein has translation MSDDPPFQLDAQLEADSFPVLDLPLSTLRLVDDARFPWLILVPRRPGLADLVDLEGEARLALTGEIDRVGRALKELTGCDKLNVAALGNMVRQLHVHVIARFTTDAAWPKPVWGVGERQGYAAPQAMLLVARLRSALGEA, from the coding sequence ATGAGCGACGATCCCCCTTTCCAGCTCGACGCGCAGCTGGAGGCCGACAGCTTCCCGGTGCTCGACCTGCCGCTCTCCACCTTGAGGCTGGTAGATGACGCGCGCTTCCCCTGGCTGATCCTGGTGCCTCGCCGGCCCGGCCTCGCCGATCTGGTCGACCTCGAAGGCGAGGCGCGCCTCGCGCTCACCGGGGAGATCGACCGCGTGGGGCGGGCGCTGAAGGAGCTGACCGGGTGCGACAAGCTCAACGTCGCCGCGCTCGGCAACATGGTGCGCCAGCTCCACGTCCACGTCATTGCCCGCTTCACCACCGACGCGGCCTGGCCGAAGCCGGTCTGGGGTGTGGGCGAGCGCCAGGGCTATGCGGCGCCGCAGGCGATGCTGCTGGTGGCGCGGCTGCGCAGCGCATTGGGCGAGGCGTGA
- the pip gene encoding prolyl aminopeptidase, whose product MPDTAPIPALRTLYPPIEPYASGMLEVGDGHSIYYERSGKKGGKPVVFLHGGPGGGFSPTHRQLFDPARYDVTLFDQRGCGRSTPYASLEANTTWHLVADIERLREKFGHAKWQVFGGSWGSTLALAYAETHPERVSELILRGVYTVTKAELDWYYRFGVSEMFPDKWERFLAPLKTAEERADPVLAYRALLTGDDEAAKLAAARAWSTWEGETITLLPSPELSAAFADGYYALAFARIENHYFFHDAWLDDRQLIRDAHRLKGIPGAIVHGRYDMPCPARYAWELHKAWPDAEFHLIEGAGHAYNEPGILDRLIRATDRFAG is encoded by the coding sequence ATGCCCGATACCGCCCCGATCCCCGCGCTACGCACGCTCTACCCGCCGATCGAACCCTATGCGAGCGGCATGCTCGAGGTCGGCGACGGGCATTCGATCTATTACGAGCGTTCCGGCAAGAAAGGCGGCAAGCCGGTCGTCTTCCTACATGGCGGCCCCGGCGGCGGCTTCTCGCCCACGCACCGCCAGCTCTTCGATCCCGCCCGCTACGACGTCACTTTGTTCGATCAGCGCGGCTGCGGCCGCTCGACGCCCTATGCCAGCCTGGAGGCCAACACCACCTGGCACCTCGTCGCCGACATCGAGCGGCTGCGCGAGAAATTCGGCCACGCGAAATGGCAGGTGTTCGGCGGCTCCTGGGGCTCGACGCTGGCACTCGCCTATGCCGAGACTCATCCCGAGCGCGTCTCCGAGCTGATCCTGCGCGGGGTCTACACCGTCACCAAAGCCGAGCTAGACTGGTACTACCGCTTCGGCGTCTCCGAGATGTTCCCCGACAAATGGGAGCGCTTCCTCGCGCCCCTGAAGACGGCGGAAGAGCGGGCCGATCCGGTGCTCGCCTATCGCGCGCTGCTGACCGGTGACGACGAGGCCGCCAAACTCGCCGCCGCCCGCGCATGGTCGACCTGGGAGGGTGAGACCATCACCTTGCTGCCCAGCCCCGAGCTCTCGGCCGCCTTCGCCGACGGGTATTACGCGCTCGCCTTTGCCCGCATCGAGAACCACTATTTCTTCCATGACGCCTGGCTCGATGACCGCCAGCTTATCCGCGACGCGCACAGGCTCAAGGGCATCCCCGGCGCCATCGTGCATGGGCGCTACGACATGCCCTGCCCGGCGCGCTACGCCTGGGAGCTGCACAAGGCCTGGCCCGATGCCGAGTTCCACCTGATCGAGGGCGCCGGCCACGCCTATAACGAGCCCGGCATCCTCGACCGGCTGATCCGCGCGACCGACCGCTTCGCCGGCTGA
- the argE gene encoding acetylornithine deacetylase: MLAGRTTTEELLAHLVAFDTTSRNSNLDLIAFVRDYLSAHGVDSVTVPNEEGDKASLFATIGPSGMGGVCLSGHSDVVPVDGQPWTTDPFTLTPKEDRLYGRGSCDMKGFLATCLGMLPEMTAAKLKTPIHLLISYDEEVGCTGVVPAVRKLGVDLPLPRACIVGEPTSMRVVDAHKSGVAYVTTVTGREAHSSMPQLGANAIFAAAELVGELDRYRAELIAAGDPSGRFDPPNTTLQVTVIEGGTAGNIVPRRCALRWNLRGLPGFDENALLDRFERFGREVVLPKLRATAPEAEITTDFIYKVPPLAPETGSEAETLALRLAGQNRTYTVAYGTEGGHFQAQGVPTIICGPGSIDQAHKPDEFIEVAQLRACERFLKGLIGECVG, encoded by the coding sequence ATGCTGGCCGGACGGACGACGACCGAGGAACTTCTCGCCCATCTGGTCGCGTTCGACACGACGAGCCGGAACTCGAATCTCGACCTCATCGCCTTCGTGCGCGACTACCTCTCCGCTCACGGCGTCGACAGCGTGACCGTGCCGAACGAGGAGGGCGACAAGGCGAGCCTGTTCGCCACCATCGGGCCTTCGGGCATGGGCGGCGTGTGCCTCTCCGGCCATTCCGACGTGGTGCCGGTCGACGGCCAGCCCTGGACCACCGACCCGTTCACGCTGACGCCGAAGGAAGACCGGCTCTATGGGCGCGGCTCCTGCGACATGAAGGGCTTCCTCGCCACCTGCCTCGGCATGCTGCCGGAGATGACGGCGGCCAAGCTTAAGACGCCGATCCACCTGCTGATCTCCTATGATGAGGAGGTCGGCTGTACCGGCGTGGTGCCGGCGGTGCGCAAGCTGGGCGTCGATCTCCCCTTGCCGCGCGCGTGCATCGTCGGCGAGCCGACTTCGATGCGGGTGGTCGATGCGCACAAGTCCGGCGTCGCCTATGTGACGACGGTGACCGGCCGCGAGGCGCATTCCTCCATGCCGCAGCTGGGGGCCAACGCCATCTTCGCCGCCGCCGAGCTGGTCGGCGAGCTCGACCGCTATCGCGCGGAGCTGATCGCCGCCGGCGATCCGTCCGGCCGGTTCGATCCGCCCAACACCACGCTACAGGTGACGGTGATCGAGGGCGGCACGGCGGGCAACATCGTGCCGCGCCGCTGCGCCCTACGCTGGAACCTGCGCGGCCTGCCGGGCTTCGACGAGAACGCGCTGCTCGACCGCTTCGAGCGGTTCGGCCGCGAGGTGGTGCTGCCGAAGCTGCGCGCCACCGCGCCGGAGGCCGAGATCACCACCGATTTCATCTACAAGGTGCCGCCGCTGGCGCCTGAGACCGGCTCGGAGGCGGAGACGCTGGCACTGCGCCTCGCCGGGCAGAACCGCACCTATACGGTCGCCTACGGCACCGAGGGCGGGCATTTCCAGGCGCAGGGCGTCCCCACCATCATCTGCGGCCCCGGTTCGATCGATCAGGCGCACAAGCCGGACGAGTTCATCGAGGTGGCACAGCTGCGGGCCTGCGAGCGGTTCCTGAAGGGGCTGATCGGGGAGTGCGTGGGATAG
- the apaG gene encoding Co2+/Mg2+ efflux protein ApaG: MYRATTRGVQVTVTPRFAPERSDPDRAQFFWAYTVEIVNLGPETVQLKSRHWLITDALGRVQEVRGAGVVGEQPVLPPGAHFEYTSGVPLPTSTGIMEGSYNLITESGEIFDAEVPAFSLDMPGELRTLN; this comes from the coding sequence ATGTACCGCGCGACGACGAGGGGCGTGCAGGTGACGGTGACGCCGCGCTTCGCGCCGGAGCGCTCCGATCCGGATCGAGCCCAGTTCTTCTGGGCCTACACGGTCGAGATCGTCAATCTCGGCCCGGAGACGGTGCAGCTCAAATCCCGCCACTGGCTGATCACCGATGCGCTCGGCCGGGTGCAGGAGGTGCGCGGTGCCGGCGTCGTCGGCGAGCAGCCTGTGCTGCCACCGGGGGCGCATTTCGAATATACCAGCGGCGTGCCGCTGCCGACCTCCACCGGAATCATGGAAGGCAGCTACAACCTCATTACCGAGAGCGGCGAGATCTTCGACGCCGAGGTGCCCGCCTTCTCGCTCGACATGCCCGGCGAGCTGCGCACGCTGAACTGA
- the ampC gene encoding class C beta-lactamase, which translates to MTDLSRRALLALGAALPLSSLARAADDDFQRRAADIFPPLMKAHDIPGLVVGLSREGRHDFFAAGLTARKGGKPVDADTLFELGSVSKTFNVALAALASERGRLALDKPLAEVLPRFKGTAFGALTPINLATHATGGMPLQVPDGVKTDAALMDWLAAWKPAAPPQTRRAYSNISIGMLGRVTASALGTSYTEAAQGTLFPMLGLKGTFIDVPAAARARYAQGYNRANKPVRVTPGLLDAEAYGVKSCARDMLRFLDAHLGTVEVPAELSRALALTRTGYFETARYVQDMVWEQYPWPVGLDRLIAGNSMDMATKPQPITRLAPPLPPQQAVFINKTGSTAGFGAYAVMLPAQRTGLVILANRGYPNGERAKAAYGLIEALAGR; encoded by the coding sequence ATGACCGACCTCTCCCGCCGCGCGCTGCTGGCGCTCGGCGCCGCCCTGCCACTCTCCTCGCTGGCGCGAGCGGCGGACGACGACTTCCAGCGCCGCGCCGCCGATATTTTCCCGCCGCTGATGAAGGCCCACGACATTCCCGGCCTCGTCGTCGGCCTCTCCCGCGAGGGCCGGCACGACTTCTTCGCCGCCGGCCTCACCGCCCGCAAGGGCGGCAAGCCGGTCGATGCCGACACGCTGTTCGAGCTCGGCTCGGTGTCGAAGACCTTCAACGTCGCGCTGGCCGCGCTCGCCTCGGAGCGCGGGCGCCTCGCGTTGGACAAGCCGCTCGCCGAGGTGCTGCCGCGCTTCAAGGGCACCGCCTTCGGCGCCCTCACACCGATCAATCTCGCCACCCACGCCACCGGCGGCATGCCCTTGCAGGTGCCGGACGGGGTGAAGACCGACGCCGCGCTGATGGACTGGCTCGCCGCCTGGAAGCCGGCCGCGCCGCCGCAGACGCGCCGCGCCTATTCCAACATCAGCATCGGCATGCTCGGCCGCGTCACCGCGAGCGCGCTCGGCACCAGCTATACCGAGGCCGCCCAGGGCACGCTGTTCCCGATGCTCGGGCTCAAGGGCACTTTCATCGACGTGCCTGCCGCCGCCCGCGCGCGCTACGCGCAGGGCTACAACCGCGCGAACAAGCCGGTGCGCGTCACCCCCGGCCTGCTCGACGCCGAGGCCTATGGGGTGAAGTCCTGCGCCCGCGACATGCTGCGCTTCCTCGACGCGCATCTCGGCACGGTCGAGGTTCCGGCCGAGCTCTCCCGCGCGCTGGCCCTCACCCGCACCGGCTATTTCGAGACCGCGCGCTATGTGCAGGACATGGTGTGGGAGCAGTACCCGTGGCCGGTTGGGCTCGACCGGCTGATCGCCGGCAATTCGATGGACATGGCGACGAAGCCCCAGCCTATCACCCGCCTCGCGCCCCCGCTGCCGCCGCAACAGGCGGTGTTCATCAACAAGACCGGCTCGACCGCGGGCTTCGGCGCCTACGCGGTGATGCTGCCGGCGCAGCGCACCGGCCTCGTCATCCTCGCCAATCGCGGCTACCCCAACGGCGAGCGGGCGAAGGCGGCCTACGGGCTGATCGAGGCGCTCGCCGGGCGCTGA
- the nudC gene encoding NAD(+) diphosphatase, with the protein MATGTVTDLLGPWPHLGYTGARLDRASERRGQSEAFLADPRARACLIAGESIVLKRRPGIEEGHGAFEALFALEEAAALGGRPNEACLLGLDEGVPHFVLPLHAAALAMLTERADLFVIDLRSIAVQGLVGTEEIGELATAKAMLAWHARRTFCSNCGEKLIVAEAGWRRECPNCGAQHFPRTDPVVIMLTVDGDECLLGRSPRFAPSMWSCLAGFVEPGETFEQAVRRETLEEAGIRTGEVRYLASQPWPFPMSVMIGTHAQATSREITIDQNELEGARWFHRDEAALLLTRTHPEGLTAPPQMAIAHHLIRAFVEGRDPPRG; encoded by the coding sequence ATGGCGACGGGGACGGTGACCGACCTTCTGGGGCCGTGGCCGCATCTCGGCTACACCGGCGCGCGGCTCGACCGCGCCAGCGAGCGGCGTGGACAGAGCGAGGCTTTCCTCGCCGATCCGAGGGCGCGCGCCTGCCTCATCGCCGGCGAGAGCATCGTACTCAAGCGCCGCCCGGGGATCGAAGAGGGTCATGGTGCCTTCGAGGCGCTGTTCGCTCTGGAGGAGGCCGCCGCGCTCGGCGGGCGTCCCAATGAGGCCTGCCTGCTCGGCCTCGACGAGGGCGTGCCGCATTTCGTGCTGCCGCTGCACGCCGCCGCTCTCGCCATGCTGACCGAGCGGGCGGACCTCTTCGTCATCGACCTGCGCTCGATCGCGGTGCAGGGACTGGTGGGCACGGAGGAGATCGGCGAGCTCGCCACCGCCAAGGCGATGCTCGCCTGGCACGCGCGGCGCACCTTCTGTTCCAATTGCGGGGAGAAGCTCATTGTCGCCGAGGCCGGCTGGCGGCGCGAATGCCCCAATTGCGGCGCGCAGCATTTCCCGCGCACCGACCCTGTGGTGATCATGCTCACCGTCGACGGCGATGAATGCCTGCTCGGCCGCTCGCCGCGCTTCGCCCCAAGCATGTGGTCGTGCCTCGCCGGCTTCGTCGAGCCGGGAGAGACCTTCGAGCAGGCGGTGCGGCGCGAGACGCTGGAGGAGGCGGGCATCCGCACCGGCGAGGTGCGTTACCTCGCTTCCCAGCCCTGGCCGTTCCCGATGTCGGTGATGATCGGCACGCACGCGCAGGCGACCTCGCGCGAGATCACCATCGACCAGAACGAGCTGGAGGGCGCGCGCTGGTTCCACCGCGACGAAGCGGCGCTTCTGCTCACCCGCACCCATCCCGAGGGCCTGACCGCCCCGCCGCAGATGGCGATCGCGCATCACCTGATAAGGGCGTTCGTCGAGGGCAGAGACCCGCCGCGGGGGTGA